The following coding sequences are from one Paenibacillus sp. JDR-2 window:
- a CDS encoding MarR family winged helix-turn-helix transcriptional regulator yields the protein MQVLISAELAPYRIGSGQYIFLMAIASRQPITQKVLSEKLLIDKTTTAKAIAKLEAEGYVRREPDPADNRYHLLYLTEAGHEVVPKVQEALYRVKSKTRKGISDGDYGLLLTLLKTVLHNLTDTGEDN from the coding sequence ATGCAGGTCTTAATTTCGGCTGAACTGGCACCATACCGCATCGGAAGCGGGCAGTATATTTTCCTGATGGCGATTGCGTCCAGGCAGCCTATTACCCAGAAGGTTTTAAGCGAGAAGCTGCTTATCGACAAGACAACAACAGCAAAAGCGATTGCCAAGCTGGAGGCGGAAGGATACGTGCGAAGGGAGCCTGACCCGGCCGATAACCGCTACCATCTGCTCTATCTGACGGAAGCCGGACATGAAGTCGTGCCGAAGGTGCAAGAGGCTCTGTACCGGGTTAAGAGCAAGACCCGGAAAGGAATTAGCGATGGGGATTACGGCTTGCTGTTAACGCTGTTAAAGACCGTGCTTCATAATTTAACGGATACAGGGGAGGATAATTAA
- a CDS encoding CocE/NonD family hydrolase, whose protein sequence is MTIYNFYCAGVYEGKIRFTEDKVMHARVDRRRRTQMREHVLDPQAKYILPLQQLRENLPVYSQTEWSGERVVTANGETYHRHLTYTDEQGRTSQVWAKRNDTAVDIVTLEGAVIAFLCPNRYGMEIIVREGLEKLTPLVVYDDPGLSKPEYGVNDLGTFLVPMRDGLKLATDVYLPEGIQPGAKLPTILVRTCYDRAGKKEHFLRWANKGYAVVNQDVRGRADSEGELVPFYYEREDGSDTIDWIISQEWSNGDVGMWGASYLGYVVMAASTSGHPNLKAVVNEVNVGSPFVDTVRRGGTVCSWPLLSWTLAQSVGTRTDFEIFGGITVDPAKAVEARPIREIPQQMIGRDSGPWDFWSQHPEYDEYWKNCTHSERADQIKAPMFVISGWYDGDSPGVSETWRLLTEHDVPNRKIWLGPWEHGPNRARDLEGTAFGEDAVVYDYDVNVLRWFDHFLKGAANGINEEPRARYYVVGENKWRTSTDWTPVEASVTPFYLGGGGRANSAFGDGKLTLRQPQDSTPDVYVYNPGDPVVDSGERIPENRRTIELRQDVLCYTGDKLEQPLKIAGELSAVLYAASSAVDTDWVVALSDVDEAGNSILLSSYIVRAKYRHGYDKPELLIPGKVERFDIFLPNIAHQFPAGHRIRFSITSSSKFVAFPNSNTGLNPYDDPEPIPATQTIYHSGQYPSHVLLPVLGE, encoded by the coding sequence ATGACGATTTACAACTTTTATTGCGCAGGTGTTTACGAGGGCAAGATTCGTTTTACAGAGGATAAGGTCATGCATGCCCGAGTAGACCGCAGACGGCGCACGCAGATGCGGGAGCATGTGCTGGACCCGCAAGCGAAATATATTCTCCCGCTTCAGCAACTTCGCGAGAATCTCCCGGTCTACAGTCAGACCGAATGGTCCGGGGAGCGTGTTGTGACCGCGAATGGCGAAACCTATCACCGCCACCTAACTTATACCGATGAGCAGGGACGCACTTCGCAGGTATGGGCCAAACGCAATGACACTGCCGTAGATATCGTAACGCTGGAAGGCGCCGTTATCGCCTTCCTCTGCCCGAACCGCTACGGCATGGAGATTATCGTGCGGGAAGGACTGGAGAAGCTCACTCCGCTTGTCGTATACGACGATCCCGGGCTGTCCAAGCCCGAATACGGCGTAAATGATCTCGGCACGTTCCTTGTTCCGATGCGTGACGGTCTGAAGCTCGCAACCGACGTCTATCTGCCGGAAGGCATTCAGCCGGGTGCAAAGCTGCCGACGATTCTCGTCCGTACCTGCTATGACCGGGCCGGCAAGAAGGAGCATTTCCTGCGCTGGGCGAACAAGGGGTATGCGGTTGTGAACCAGGATGTCCGGGGACGCGCCGATTCCGAAGGCGAGCTTGTCCCGTTCTATTACGAACGCGAAGACGGCAGCGATACGATCGACTGGATTATTTCCCAAGAATGGTCGAACGGCGATGTCGGCATGTGGGGTGCCTCCTACCTCGGTTACGTCGTCATGGCGGCATCCACCAGCGGACATCCGAACCTGAAGGCGGTCGTGAACGAAGTTAATGTCGGATCTCCGTTTGTCGATACGGTCCGCCGCGGCGGCACCGTGTGCTCCTGGCCGCTGCTGTCCTGGACGCTTGCCCAATCGGTTGGCACCCGGACAGACTTCGAAATCTTTGGCGGCATTACCGTTGATCCGGCCAAGGCCGTTGAAGCGCGGCCGATTCGAGAGATTCCGCAGCAGATGATCGGCAGGGATTCCGGTCCTTGGGACTTCTGGAGCCAGCATCCCGAGTACGACGAATATTGGAAGAACTGCACCCATTCGGAGCGTGCGGATCAGATTAAGGCTCCGATGTTCGTCATCTCCGGCTGGTATGACGGCGACAGTCCCGGCGTATCGGAAACCTGGCGCCTTCTCACCGAGCATGACGTTCCGAACCGGAAAATCTGGCTTGGCCCTTGGGAGCATGGTCCAAACCGCGCCCGCGATCTGGAAGGTACCGCCTTTGGCGAGGATGCCGTCGTCTACGACTATGACGTTAACGTCCTCCGCTGGTTCGATCATTTCCTGAAGGGTGCGGCAAACGGCATTAACGAGGAGCCCCGTGCCCGCTACTACGTGGTTGGCGAGAACAAATGGCGGACATCCACGGATTGGACGCCGGTCGAAGCGTCCGTTACGCCATTCTATCTCGGAGGCGGCGGACGGGCGAACTCGGCCTTTGGCGACGGCAAGCTGACGCTGCGGCAGCCGCAGGACAGCACGCCGGATGTTTATGTCTATAACCCGGGGGACCCGGTCGTGGATTCCGGGGAGCGAATCCCGGAAAACCGGCGTACGATCGAGCTGCGCCAGGACGTGCTCTGCTATACCGGCGACAAGCTGGAGCAGCCGCTTAAGATTGCCGGCGAATTGTCCGCCGTTCTCTATGCGGCAAGCTCGGCGGTAGATACCGACTGGGTTGTCGCGCTTAGCGACGTGGATGAAGCCGGCAACTCCATTCTGCTCTCCAGCTACATCGTCCGCGCCAAATACCGTCACGGTTATGACAAGCCGGAGCTGCTGATCCCCGGCAAGGTGGAGAGGTTCGATATTTTCTTGCCTAATATCGCGCATCAGTTCCCTGCCGGGCACCGCATCCGCTTCTCGATTACGTCGTCCAGCAAGTTTGTTGCGTTCCCGAACTCCAATACGGGTCTGAACCCGTATGACGATCCAGAGCCGATTCCGGCTACGCAGACCATCTATCACTCCGGGCAATATCCAAGCCACGTTCTGCTTCCCGTGCTTGGCGAATAA
- a CDS encoding SMP-30/gluconolactonase/LRE family protein, with the protein MKNYEAKCLLEARNELGEGPVWDDRLQELLWVDIEGRQLHRYRPNDGRKLRIQTETMISAAVPAEDGTWLIALADGFYRLNLESGDISLIARTEEETATNRLNDGKCDPAGRFWAGTMISTRKRNGHLYVLEDGKLSKRLSGIGCSNGLAWTADGTVMYYIDTFENEVYAFDYDTASGQIANRRIVIRFPEGEGSPDGMSIDSEGMLWIGHWGGWQIGRWNPLTGEKLATIPIPVRNVTSCAFGGENLDELYITTARIGNDEEQLKEQPLAGAIFRVKLDVKGLPVQRARG; encoded by the coding sequence TTGAAAAATTATGAGGCGAAATGCCTGCTGGAGGCGCGAAATGAGCTGGGGGAAGGCCCGGTATGGGATGACCGGCTGCAGGAGCTGTTATGGGTGGATATCGAAGGCCGTCAATTACACCGTTACCGTCCAAACGACGGAAGAAAGCTCCGGATCCAGACGGAGACAATGATCAGCGCGGCGGTTCCGGCAGAGGATGGCACATGGTTAATCGCGCTGGCGGACGGCTTTTACCGGTTGAATCTGGAGTCAGGCGATATATCCTTGATTGCCCGCACGGAGGAAGAGACGGCGACGAACCGGCTGAATGACGGCAAATGCGATCCGGCGGGCCGGTTCTGGGCTGGGACCATGATCTCCACGAGGAAACGGAACGGTCATCTCTACGTTCTGGAGGACGGCAAGTTATCGAAACGGTTAAGCGGGATTGGCTGCTCCAACGGGCTGGCCTGGACGGCAGACGGAACGGTAATGTACTACATCGATACCTTCGAGAATGAGGTATACGCCTTTGATTACGACACTGCCAGCGGACAGATCGCTAATCGGCGGATTGTGATCCGATTCCCGGAGGGGGAAGGCAGTCCGGATGGCATGAGCATCGATTCGGAAGGGATGCTGTGGATTGGACATTGGGGAGGCTGGCAGATCGGGAGATGGAACCCGTTAACCGGCGAAAAGCTCGCCACGATCCCGATTCCCGTCCGGAATGTCACTTCTTGCGCGTTTGGCGGCGAGAATCTGGACGAGCTGTACATTACGACAGCCAGAATCGGCAATGACGAGGAGCAGCTTAAGGAGCAGCCTCTCGCCGGAGCTATTTTCCGGGTCAAGCTGGACGTTAAGGGATTGCCCGTACAGCGGGCGAGAGGATAG
- a CDS encoding SDR family oxidoreductase: MSRLSGKIALVTGASKGIGRAIALRLAEEGAIVAVHYGSNHDAAADVVRQIGQMGGEAFAIGQELGTLASAVKLFEGLDLALEQRTGEKYIDILVNNAGVGLVTAIEETTEAAFDHVMNTNVKGPFFLVQQALSRIRDGGRMINLSSAVTRISLPGVAAYSMSKGAVNTLTLSLSTQLAPRGITVNALQPGFVATDMNKAMLQDESGYQFGAGYSSFGRWGEPSDIADVAAFLASSDSRWITGQCIDVSGGSHL, translated from the coding sequence ATGAGCAGATTAAGCGGAAAAATTGCGCTGGTAACCGGTGCAAGCAAAGGGATTGGCCGCGCTATTGCGCTGAGACTTGCAGAGGAGGGGGCGATAGTAGCCGTTCATTACGGTTCTAATCATGATGCGGCGGCGGACGTCGTACGGCAAATCGGGCAAATGGGTGGAGAAGCCTTTGCGATAGGGCAGGAGCTTGGTACGCTTGCCAGCGCTGTTAAGCTTTTTGAAGGATTGGATCTGGCCTTGGAGCAGCGTACGGGAGAGAAGTACATTGATATTCTCGTTAATAATGCAGGCGTGGGACTTGTGACCGCTATCGAGGAAACAACGGAAGCCGCCTTCGACCATGTGATGAATACCAATGTAAAGGGCCCGTTTTTCCTTGTTCAGCAAGCGTTGTCCCGAATAAGAGACGGCGGGAGAATGATTAACTTATCCTCTGCCGTAACGAGAATTTCCTTGCCGGGGGTGGCGGCGTACAGCATGAGCAAAGGGGCTGTCAATACGCTTACGTTATCATTATCCACCCAGCTTGCTCCCCGCGGGATAACCGTTAATGCCCTGCAGCCCGGATTTGTCGCCACGGACATGAACAAAGCTATGCTGCAGGATGAATCGGGCTATCAATTCGGTGCCGGGTATTCAAGCTTCGGCAGGTGGGGAGAGCCTTCGGATATCGCGGATGTTGCGGCGTTTCTCGCTTCTTCCGACAGCCGCTGGATTACGGGGCAGTGCATAGATGTAAGCGGCGGATCGCATTTATAA
- a CDS encoding S-layer homology domain-containing protein: MKKKIAGIALVILLCSYASLSFANSKTSADFTDLKDLDAATKAKFDAMISAGIFDGVSDTTFGLKEEMNRAQFAKVASLIMGLKTDESLKTSSFKDVTADDAANGYALPYIEALKNAGVTEGYGAGVYDPAGKVTKEQLATFLVRVLDKNDDAKTKTGSDTTVSDWAQGYVSLALELKLLSNGADGKFGGQTNATRDLLLTSAYEAKQQYVPPATPTPTPTPTPVHTSTPSTPQPSVTPEQPTATPEEPSYSPEEPTNSPEEPTYSPEEPTATPEESPTTTPEIPSPPVETPPTPIPSIPTVPTPPIPTIPVTCPNPMDIPPMCIPL, encoded by the coding sequence ATGAAAAAGAAAATCGCAGGCATTGCTTTAGTTATACTTCTCTGCTCATACGCTTCTTTAAGCTTTGCCAACAGTAAGACCTCCGCTGATTTCACGGACTTGAAGGACCTGGACGCGGCAACAAAAGCCAAGTTTGACGCCATGATCAGCGCGGGAATCTTCGACGGTGTCTCCGACACGACCTTTGGTCTGAAGGAGGAAATGAACAGAGCCCAGTTCGCGAAGGTAGCCTCGCTGATTATGGGGCTCAAAACGGACGAATCGCTGAAGACGTCCAGCTTCAAGGATGTGACGGCCGATGATGCCGCCAACGGTTATGCTCTTCCATACATCGAAGCGTTGAAAAATGCAGGAGTAACGGAGGGCTATGGAGCTGGAGTTTACGATCCTGCGGGAAAGGTGACCAAAGAACAGCTGGCAACCTTCCTGGTGAGAGTTCTTGATAAAAACGATGACGCCAAAACAAAAACGGGATCGGATACGACCGTCTCCGATTGGGCGCAAGGTTACGTATCGCTTGCCCTCGAATTAAAGCTGTTGAGTAACGGCGCGGACGGAAAGTTTGGCGGACAAACCAACGCTACGCGCGACTTGCTTCTGACGAGCGCGTATGAAGCCAAGCAGCAATACGTACCGCCGGCTACTCCAACGCCGACGCCAACACCAACGCCGGTGCATACGTCGACTCCGTCAACTCCGCAGCCGAGCGTGACGCCGGAACAACCTACCGCAACGCCTGAAGAACCAAGCTACTCCCCAGAAGAGCCGACTAACTCTCCAGAGGAGCCAACTTATTCTCCAGAAGAACCAACCGCAACGCCTGAGGAATCGCCTACAACAACGCCTGAAATACCGTCGCCACCGGTTGAAACACCACCGACGCCGATACCTTCGATTCCGACAGTCCCTACGCCGCCGATTCCGACAATACCGGTTACTTGTCCGAATCCGATGGACATTCCGCCAATGTGCATACCTTTGTAA
- a CDS encoding carbonate dehydratase — translation MGSHLPIGPVNLFARFISPNPVTSVNPLERFPYIRPTAYVSPFTSVIGDVRICDNVYVAPSAALRADEGTPFLIGSNSNIQDGVILHGLANQSVEACGKSYSVFIGKRVSVAHGAIIHGPCLIEDDVFVSFKAIVFNAEVGRGSYVSMDAIVTNGVRIPANRFVPPGAHIDTQAKADSLSPVPKSSEEFAEQVIRINTEFPPSYNAMFGTSRCSCGIAYNHANLLS, via the coding sequence ATGGGTTCCCATCTTCCAATAGGCCCTGTTAATCTATTCGCGCGGTTTATCAGCCCTAATCCCGTTACGTCCGTTAATCCCTTAGAGCGGTTTCCCTATATCCGTCCTACCGCTTACGTAAGTCCGTTTACGAGCGTGATTGGCGATGTACGCATCTGCGACAATGTGTATGTTGCCCCCAGTGCCGCCCTTCGGGCCGACGAAGGAACCCCGTTTCTCATCGGCTCGAATTCGAATATTCAGGACGGCGTTATTTTGCACGGATTGGCTAATCAAAGCGTTGAAGCATGCGGTAAAAGCTACTCCGTCTTTATTGGCAAAAGAGTCTCCGTTGCGCACGGGGCTATTATCCACGGTCCTTGCCTGATCGAGGATGATGTGTTCGTAAGCTTCAAGGCGATTGTCTTTAATGCGGAGGTGGGACGCGGCTCTTATGTCTCGATGGACGCGATTGTGACAAACGGGGTAAGGATCCCGGCTAACCGGTTTGTTCCGCCAGGCGCGCATATCGATACGCAGGCAAAGGCCGATTCGCTTAGTCCGGTACCGAAGAGCTCCGAAGAGTTCGCCGAGCAGGTCATACGGATTAACACGGAATTCCCGCCTTCGTACAACGCGATGTTCGGCACCAGCCGGTGCTCCTGCGGTATCGCTTATAACCATGCGAATCTATTGAGTTAA
- a CDS encoding SDR family NAD(P)-dependent oxidoreductase produces MARLNGKVALITGGNSGIGLATAKRFVQEGAKVVITGRNQESLTAAVNELGAENAVAVQAEAADPAGSEKAVAAAIERFGKLDIVFANAGISGGTPLGDTKLEDFEQILKVNVTGVFFTVQAAVPHLQAGASIILVGSVLATTGGATRAAYAASKGAVTSMARVFASELSPRGIRVNTVVPGATKTPIWKATEPEQIAKLEAGLSRSIPLNRLGEPDEIANAVLFLASDESSFVQAAQLQVDGGADGAPLGAPIYRQ; encoded by the coding sequence ATGGCAAGACTAAACGGTAAAGTAGCTTTAATTACGGGTGGCAACAGCGGTATCGGGCTGGCAACAGCGAAACGATTTGTTCAGGAAGGCGCAAAGGTTGTCATTACGGGACGCAATCAAGAATCTTTAACGGCTGCGGTAAATGAGCTTGGCGCGGAAAATGCCGTTGCCGTACAGGCGGAAGCTGCGGATCCGGCCGGCTCGGAAAAGGCGGTTGCGGCAGCAATCGAACGCTTCGGCAAGCTGGACATCGTCTTCGCGAATGCGGGTATTTCCGGCGGCACTCCGCTTGGCGATACGAAGCTGGAAGACTTCGAACAGATTCTGAAGGTAAACGTGACCGGCGTCTTTTTCACGGTGCAGGCCGCTGTACCGCATTTGCAAGCAGGCGCCTCCATTATTCTCGTCGGCTCGGTGCTTGCCACTACGGGCGGAGCAACCCGGGCAGCTTACGCGGCGAGCAAAGGAGCCGTTACCAGCATGGCCAGAGTATTCGCCTCCGAGCTGTCCCCGCGCGGCATCCGCGTGAACACGGTTGTGCCGGGTGCTACGAAAACCCCGATCTGGAAAGCAACCGAACCGGAGCAAATAGCGAAGCTGGAAGCCGGTCTCTCCCGCTCCATTCCGCTTAACCGGCTTGGCGAGCCTGACGAAATCGCCAATGCCGTGCTCTTCCTCGCTTCGGACGAATCCTCCTTCGTTCAGGCTGCCCAGCTTCAAGTCGACGGCGGTGCCGATGGAGCTCCGTTAGGCGCTCCTATCTACCGTCAATAA
- a CDS encoding radical SAM protein yields MTTKNRPYIFYELTNSVCSKCLRKVEAKVIIEDNQVFLLKYCGQHGREKVLIASDAEYYKKCREFLKPAEMPEVWNTPIRYGCPYDCGLCPDHEQHSCLTLLEITERCNLQCPICYAESSPHAGSYRSLEQIEFMLDAIVRNEGEPDIVQISGGEPTIHPQFFEILDLVKSKPIKHVMVNTNGLRIAQDRKFAERLAQYMPGFEIYLQFDSFEEETLRELRGVDLRDVRRRALEHLNEFNISTTLVVTLKKGLNDHEIGDIIQFGLKQRAVRGVTFQPIQAAGRLEEFDPAKDRLTLSEVRQGIIDQSGIFRAEDVIPVPCHPDCLAMGYALKLGEGVIPLTGLIDPQILLDGGRNTIVFEQDETLKSRIFELFSTAHSPASSALSLKSLLCCLPLVSVPEHISYDNVFRVIIMQFLDPYNFDVRSVKKSCVHIAHPDGRIIPFDTYNMFYRTEEQEKKLAELREEFDMRPGGKVYDWSQ; encoded by the coding sequence ATGACAACCAAAAACAGACCTTATATTTTCTACGAGCTGACTAACAGCGTATGCTCCAAATGCCTGCGCAAGGTTGAAGCGAAAGTGATTATTGAGGACAATCAGGTATTCCTTCTGAAATATTGCGGACAGCACGGCCGCGAAAAGGTGCTAATCGCAAGCGATGCCGAGTATTACAAAAAGTGCCGGGAGTTTCTGAAGCCCGCGGAAATGCCGGAGGTATGGAACACTCCGATCCGCTACGGCTGTCCCTACGACTGCGGGCTATGCCCCGATCATGAGCAGCACAGCTGCCTGACGCTGCTCGAGATTACCGAGCGCTGCAACCTGCAGTGCCCGATCTGCTACGCGGAGTCCTCCCCGCATGCGGGCTCCTATCGTTCGCTTGAACAGATCGAGTTCATGCTGGATGCGATCGTCCGCAACGAAGGCGAGCCGGATATCGTGCAGATCAGCGGCGGCGAGCCTACGATTCACCCGCAGTTTTTCGAAATATTGGATCTGGTGAAGAGCAAGCCCATCAAGCATGTCATGGTGAACACCAACGGTCTGCGGATCGCCCAGGACAGGAAGTTCGCCGAACGGCTGGCCCAATATATGCCGGGCTTCGAAATCTATCTGCAGTTCGACAGCTTCGAGGAAGAGACGCTCCGGGAGCTGCGCGGCGTGGACCTTCGCGATGTGCGGCGCAGAGCGCTGGAGCATTTAAACGAGTTCAACATTTCGACAACGCTGGTTGTTACGCTCAAGAAAGGCCTGAACGATCACGAGATAGGAGATATTATCCAGTTCGGCCTGAAGCAGCGCGCCGTGCGCGGCGTAACGTTCCAGCCGATCCAGGCAGCAGGAAGACTGGAAGAGTTCGACCCTGCCAAGGACCGCCTTACGCTTAGCGAGGTACGGCAGGGCATTATTGATCAATCGGGCATTTTCCGTGCGGAGGATGTCATTCCGGTGCCTTGCCACCCGGATTGCCTTGCGATGGGCTATGCGTTAAAGCTTGGAGAAGGGGTAATACCGTTAACCGGGTTAATCGATCCTCAAATTCTGCTGGACGGCGGCCGCAATACCATCGTGTTCGAGCAGGACGAAACGCTGAAGTCGCGAATCTTCGAGCTGTTCTCGACGGCCCATTCGCCTGCTTCCTCGGCTTTATCGCTGAAGAGCCTGCTGTGCTGCCTGCCGCTCGTTTCCGTGCCCGAGCATATCAGCTACGACAATGTGTTCCGCGTCATCATCATGCAGTTTCTGGATCCGTACAACTTCGATGTGCGTTCGGTCAAGAAATCCTGCGTGCATATCGCGCATCCGGACGGCAGAATCATTCCGTTTGACACCTACAATATGTTCTATCGCACGGAAGAGCAGGAGAAGAAGCTAGCCGAGCTGAGAGAGGAATTCGATATGCGTCCGGGAGGGAAGGTCTATGACTGGAGTCAATAA
- a CDS encoding prolipoprotein diacylglyceryl transferase — protein sequence MTFPVWIDLGFVKLHPHAVFETLAYFIGFRVYLYTRSKDKIPIVQGMWVIVGAIMGAAVGSKLLYWFEDPSLTLESWNSYTYLMEGKTIVGGLLGGLIGVEWTKKRIGYSRSTGDDMALPLIVGMVIGRIGCFLTGLDDHTYGVATSWITGIDFGDGVLRHPTQLYEIAFLLLLGAFLFHWKRKGSLPDGAVFQLFMTGYLLFRFVIDFIKPTPHFYLGLNNIQLACIAGLIYYAVLLSKWLVRPQRSHRKEL from the coding sequence ATGACTTTCCCTGTCTGGATTGATCTTGGTTTTGTAAAACTGCATCCCCATGCGGTATTTGAAACACTAGCGTATTTTATCGGATTTCGCGTCTATCTCTACACTAGAAGCAAGGACAAAATTCCAATCGTGCAAGGCATGTGGGTCATCGTTGGCGCCATCATGGGTGCGGCGGTCGGCTCTAAGCTGCTGTATTGGTTCGAGGACCCTTCCTTAACGCTTGAGAGCTGGAACAGCTACACCTATCTCATGGAAGGCAAAACGATCGTTGGAGGGCTGCTCGGCGGCCTTATCGGCGTCGAATGGACGAAGAAGCGGATCGGCTATTCCCGCTCCACGGGCGATGATATGGCTTTGCCCCTTATCGTTGGCATGGTCATCGGGCGAATCGGCTGCTTCCTGACCGGTCTTGACGATCATACGTACGGCGTGGCCACTAGCTGGATCACCGGAATCGATTTCGGCGACGGGGTACTGCGGCATCCGACGCAGCTGTATGAGATTGCTTTCCTCCTGCTGCTTGGCGCCTTCCTCTTTCACTGGAAACGAAAGGGCAGCTTGCCCGACGGAGCCGTCTTCCAATTGTTTATGACCGGTTATCTGCTGTTCCGCTTCGTTATCGATTTTATTAAGCCAACCCCTCATTTCTATCTTGGGCTAAACAATATTCAGCTTGCCTGTATCGCCGGACTCATCTATTACGCCGTTCTCTTATCCAAGTGGCTTGTACGGCCGCAACGCTCGCATAGAAAGGAATTGTAA
- a CDS encoding TetR/AcrR family transcriptional regulator, translating into MARSKEFDIDAVLLKAMKLFWTQGYEKTSIQDLVEHMGIHRRSIYDTFGDKHALYLMALKHYSHTVWSSIEQRAQSSLSTKAAIRSVMEAAIAQNEERPKGCLMVNTAVELAMHDPELETCVNQSWSGTEELFRKLIIKGQQAGELSASLDPELLAPYLNNALIGLRVMVKTQNHTEKLKKVIATTMSILD; encoded by the coding sequence TTGGCCAGAAGCAAAGAATTTGACATAGATGCCGTCCTGCTGAAGGCAATGAAGCTGTTCTGGACGCAAGGCTACGAGAAGACCTCCATACAGGATCTTGTTGAGCATATGGGCATTCACAGAAGAAGCATTTATGATACGTTTGGCGATAAACATGCCTTATATTTAATGGCCTTAAAACATTACAGCCACACCGTCTGGAGCTCCATTGAACAACGGGCGCAGTCCTCCCTGTCAACGAAAGCTGCCATCCGCTCCGTCATGGAGGCCGCTATCGCTCAGAATGAGGAACGGCCAAAAGGCTGCCTGATGGTTAATACCGCCGTGGAGCTGGCCATGCACGATCCCGAGCTGGAAACATGCGTTAACCAAAGCTGGTCCGGTACGGAAGAGCTTTTTCGCAAACTGATTATTAAAGGCCAGCAAGCCGGGGAGTTATCAGCCTCGCTTGATCCGGAGCTGCTAGCCCCTTACCTCAACAATGCGCTTATCGGGCTGCGGGTCATGGTAAAGACGCAAAACCATACAGAGAAATTAAAAAAGGTTATTGCTACAACAATGTCTATTTTAGACTAA
- a CDS encoding VOC family protein → MIAQPFIAVENCKEEIRYYQKVFGGEVVILRQQGDTVLNADLLVEGTTIKFADIQAAKPLAKGDYVRVFLKIDTEEAFRRIYGEFAQSGTVLTEMYEAPFNGLLAIVNDRNGVCWVLSYYR, encoded by the coding sequence ATGATCGCTCAACCTTTTATCGCGGTGGAGAACTGTAAAGAGGAAATCCGGTATTATCAGAAGGTGTTTGGCGGCGAGGTCGTTATTTTGCGCCAGCAGGGCGACACCGTTCTGAATGCGGATCTGCTTGTGGAGGGGACAACGATTAAGTTCGCGGATATTCAAGCTGCAAAGCCGCTTGCAAAAGGCGACTATGTCAGGGTGTTCCTTAAGATTGACACGGAAGAAGCGTTCAGGCGGATCTACGGGGAGTTTGCGCAAAGCGGAACCGTTCTTACGGAGATGTACGAGGCTCCGTTTAACGGTTTGCTGGCAATCGTGAACGACCGGAACGGCGTGTGCTGGGTGCTGTCTTACTATAGATAA